gcgtcacggtcccttcatcgGGCTTGAGGTCCCGGTGCACGATCCCTTTGCTGTGGCAATGCGCGACGACCTCCATAAGGTATTGGAACAGCACGACAACCTCATGCTCGAAGAAGCATCCGCGCTCCTCAAGGCGATGGAAGAGCTCCCCGCCGACGCAGAGCTCCATGACGAGGTGCAAGGAGTCGCGGTCCTCGTACACGACCTTGAGGTCGACGATGTTTGGGTGGCCCACGAGGCGCGCCATGACCTCGATCTCAAGCTTCATGACGCACACGTTGTCGGGGGACAGGAGGCGGCCCTTGGTGATGGACTTGCAGGCAAGCGCCTTGCCGGTGATGAGGTCGGAGTAGGAGCGGATCATGCTGAACTGGCCTAACCCCAGCTGCGAGCCCAGCGCATACCGGTCCTCGAGGCCAGAGACGTGCGTCGCCTCCAGCAACGCGCCCCGCAGCCCTGGCGCCTTGTACGAGTTGTACTTGGcatcgccgtcgacgccgccgccgcacccggcAACGGCCATCGCGCTGAGGTACCACACACTACCGAACCTGGTGAGACCGAGACCTCTGCCGCCGCCTGCAGACCACTCGCTCCCCCCACCTCTGCCCCGAATCTCCAAGCCCGCCGCAAGCGAGGCTCCCGAATCTCGCGGCCTTAGCTCAGGTCAGCTGCGCCCTCCCTCCCTCACTCCCTCCATGGGCATTCCGCGCACGGCTACCGAATCTACGGCGAGGAAAAGCAAAATAGCAAGGCCTTCAGCTCTCTAAGCCCCAAAATCGTGGCTTTGccctgcaaaaaaaagaaaaaaaatagaaaaattaaCACGACTGAGCGCGCAGAGTAGATCGAGCCGCGTCTCGCTCGGGACGGCCTCGAAACCGCCGCGCCCCAGCCTCAAAGAAACAGGTAGGAAACGCACTCACCCGCGTCGCTCGTCGCCGGCGCCGGCCACGGGGTTAGCTCCTCCGCGGGCCGAGACCGAGCTCACGGCTTCGCGGCACTCAGGTCGCCAGGTGCTAgcgtagagagagagaggcagaggTGGTGGTGGCTGGTGATGGTCCGCTCCGCTCcgcttgtggtgtggccgccacctcAGTCCTAAGGATAATATGGATAATTTCATTGGCGGGTCCCACCTGTAAGGGCTACCAAACGGCAAAAACCAAACAGAACACGGACGGAATGGCTTGTAAGGCAAAGAAGTTTAGAGTAGTGGCACCTGTCTGCggtcaacttttttaatgacttatgtgtaattacaaactttttaaTGGCACATATGTAAAAGCCTCCAATTCTTTTGCATGGATCGGGCGGGTTTTTCTTCAACCTAGCGTCATCCAAATGCAGTTTTGTGCATCCACGTGTGTGAAACCCCGGCGTGGGTTGGCTTCCATTGGAGACCGGGATCCATTGCCAATACCCGCCGATCCAAGGTTTCCCAAAcgaagggcatgtttggtttctacagtcgctcctaaaatttctgtcacatcgaatatttggacacatgcatggagtattaactatagactaattacaaaactaattgcacaacttgtgactaatttgcgagacgaatcttttaagtctaattagtctatgatttaacaacgtgatgctacagtaaatatatgctaatgacagattaattaggcttaaaaaatcgtctcgcaaattagcctccatctatgtaattgattttataattaatctatatttaatgctccttattagtatctaaacattcgatatgacataaattttagaagcgactaaagaaccgAACAGCCCCAAAGCCTTAAAGTAACTGTAcctcccctcaaaaaaaaacttAAAGTAACTGTATCCCCGTTACTCTCAACAGAATTCagatcattagctcctcctccagAATGCAGAAACTCTTCGGGCAAAGCTGAACAGTTTGTGCAAATCATTGAAAACCGTCTCAATTCCAAACACAGTAACCTCTGAAAAGTCGGTCTTCGTCTTCCACTCGCTCCCAGTGCGGATGGGAGATGTGCAATTGTTTTTCCAAGCTATGGCCTTGTTTGTTCTGCCGTGCcttctaaaatttctgtcacattgaatatttgacatatgcatagagtattaatatagactaattacaaaactaattgcacaacttatgactaatttacgagacgaatcttttaagtctaattagtctatgatttgacaacatggtactacaataaacatgtgctaatgacacattaattaggcttaaaaaaatcgtctcacaaattagcctacatctatgtaattggttttgtaattaatctatatttaatgctccttattagtatctaaatattcgatgtgacatgaattttagtagcgactaaagaaccaaacagccCCGAAGCCTTAAAGTAACTGTACCTCCCCTAAAAAAAACTTTAAGTAACTGTATCCCTGTTACTGTCAACAGAATTcagaccattagctcctcctccagAATGCAGAAACTCTTCGGGCAAAGCTGAACAGTTTGTGCAAATCATTGAAAACCATCTCAATTCCAAACACAGTAACCTCTGAAAAGTCGGTCTTCGTCTTCCACTCGCTCCCAGTGCGGATGGGAGATGTGCAATTGTTTTTCCAAGCTATGGCCGTGTTGGGTTCTGCCGTGCTTCCTAAAATTTCCGTCACATTGTATATTTGGACAtatgtataaagtattaaatatagactaattatgaaactaattgcacaacttgcgactaatttacgagacgaatcttttaaacctaattagtccatgatttgataacgtgctgctacagtaaacatgtgctaatgacagattaattaggcttaaaaaatcgtctcgtaaattagccttcatctatgtaattggttttgtaattaatctatatttaatgctctttattcgtatctaaatattcgatgtgacatgaattttaggagcgactaaaaaaACAAATACCCCCTATGTCAGGCTACTCTGTTCCTCATGGACAATGTACATGAATGAACAACATCAATGTGGTTGTCACCTTCTCCAGGAACAATTTGCCCACCTCGAGCGAGCACAACGCAGAGTGTGGATGCGCGCATGACTTGCTTGGAATTTTTGTATCTCCCAGTTGACTCCGTTTGCTTTTTGTGTACTAGCAGCACCTTGTGGTTACGTCGCATCTGTTGTGCATGCCAACTGTAACGTTGAACACTGGAAATTCAGAAGAATATATGTTCCGGAGGAAAAGCAGCAGCCATAACACCATAAAACAGTGGGTGCGTGCACACGGGACTGCTAGACAAGACTAAAGAGTTGGCTGGTGCACCAAGAGTGAAGAGTCAAGTCTATGACGACGTCAGTCGCAGTGAGGTGGCGAGAGCAGCGACGTCCAAATGAAAAATCCCATAAATCGTGGCTTTTAATTACGCCATAGCTTGGATTATAGGCGCGTGTTCAGTTCCACCCAAAAAtcacaaaaagtgctacagtatctattacatcgaatgtttgcggcccatgtatggaacattaaatatagacgaaaaaaaaactaattgcacagtttggtgggaaattgcgagacacgttttgagcctaattagtccatgtttgaacactaattgtcaagtaaaaacgaaagtgttacacACGTAGGCATTGCGGATCGCTGCAAGGAACTCCGCTCGAAATTTGTGGCGCTTTCCTCACAACAATTTGTTACAAAGGAAAAATGAAAGAAAGTCAGAGTATTCACACGTTCAAGTACTTCTTGCCAAAACGAAGTAGTACTAATTGGTGTGATGATGTGGCTACCTAGCTAGCACCTGCTTAGGGTTGCAGCAGACACGAGCAACATTTTGACAAATCTAGCAATGTTTTAGGGCAAAAGACAAACTATAGATTCACAAGAGAAGGTACAAGATAATCCAAAATTTAACATGCAAAGAGAGCCAATGATTCGAATAGTTTATGAGACTTGGATAATGGTTTTTCCGAAGAACAGAGCTAGCCATCAGGAGGAAACTAAGACCCCGTTTGGCATGGTTTCTCCACCGGTTCCTCAAGTTGTGTGGAATCATTTTGGGGGCAAGCGGGTACAACTGTAACAAAactatccaatttataagagcacaagtacaatggcagcctacgaagcagtcgcactatcatacttaagcccatataaacccattagtccgtcaagtaccacgaagggtctcgattaatcgtcaacatacaaccaagatcgtacatgattcaacattcaTGCCACATGTTATAtggagttcacaaatacattgccatacatcagagtacgattaaagttattacaactcaaGTTCCAAataagatagtagcggaagcaaagtagtcttaaaaccaacatctcacaccattgtttaaTACAAGCCAGCTTGTGATcaccacccacaaaagcattatagattagatatataaatggaaGCGCCTTGCTCAGGGCCTACTCATCATCCacggcgggacagaagcagttcttacaatatctATGATATACTGtgttatctacaacaagtggaaaataaaccctgagtaaaaGAAGGTgttcaactagacttacccgttataaaccaaaaataaagtgactacaaggatcatgcaaggctttataagtggagctagcttgacaacattttacataaaagccaccacttgagctaTATATTTtgtaattcggtaaccaagttgattatagctattcatctctagattagcaactaacatgtacca
The nucleotide sequence above comes from Miscanthus floridulus cultivar M001 chromosome 18, ASM1932011v1, whole genome shotgun sequence. Encoded proteins:
- the LOC136524124 gene encoding calcium-dependent protein kinase 5-like — encoded protein: MAVAGCGGGVDGDAKYNSYKAPGLRGALLEATHVSGLEDRYALGSQLGLGQFSMIRSYSDLITGKALACKSITKGRLLSPDNVCVMKLEIEVMARLVGHPNIVDLKVVYEDRDSLHLVMELCVGGELFHRLEERGCFFEHEVVVLFQYLMEVVAHCHSKGIVHRDLKPDEGTVTPKRGGELGNLKF